The following are encoded in a window of Drosophila simulans strain w501 chromosome 3L, Prin_Dsim_3.1, whole genome shotgun sequence genomic DNA:
- the LOC6736282 gene encoding oxysterol-binding protein-related protein 11, with amino-acid sequence MESNLNRIIRESAKLKLCGQLSKYTNVMKGWQYRWFTVDAKTGSLSYYLCDSSTVGDDIAPSPHVLASAPRGQVQLAGAVVYPSDEDSRTFAIACASGDTVKLRANDARARQEWVDGLRAVVESHMKAMDISNSSPLPPRELLAASDAMVSARQALFLTEQCNASLARAIESIDCASFSPTDPDLLLLKAISTASTQCLHQCLGLLQRHQEINQPVAVPLVL; translated from the exons ATGGAGAGCAACTTGAACAGGATCATTCGTGAATCGGCCAAACTGAAACTCTGCGGGCAGCTCAGCAAATACACCAATGTGATGAAGG GATGGCAGTACCGCTGGTTCACGGTGGACGCCAAAACGGGATCGCTGAGCTACTACCTGTGCGACTCGTCGACGGTGGGCGACGACATCGCGCCCTCGCCCCACGTCCTGGCCAGTGCTCCCAGGGGCCAAGTGCAGCTGGCCGGCGCAGTGGTGTACCCGAGTGACGAGGACTCCAGGACGTTCGCCATCGCCTGCGCCTCCGGGGATACAGTGAAGCTGAGGGCCAACGATGCCAGGGCCCGGCAGGAGTGGGTGGATGGCCTGCGGGCGGTGGTCGAGAGCCACATGAAGGCGATGGACATCAGCAACTCGTCGCCGCTTCCTCCGCGGGAATTGCTCGCCGCCTCCGATGCCATGGTTTCAGCGCGCCAAGCTCTGTTTCTCACGGAACAATG CAACGCTTCTCTGGCCAGGGCCATCGAGAGCATCGACTGTGCTTCCTTCTCGCCCACGGATCCCGATCTTCTTCTGCTCAAGGCGATCTCCACGGCCAGCACCCAGTGCCTACACCAGTGCTTGGGGTTGCTGCAACGCCACCAGGAGATCAATCAGCCAGTGGCAGTGCCTCTTGTTCTCTGA